The Candidatus Binatia bacterium genome has a segment encoding these proteins:
- a CDS encoding acyl-CoA dehydrogenase family protein, with product MSQRNVSTLELSAVERLIDAAAAVLDDALTTARTRTDHGKGIDAEQPHCERLAYTATELQAARDLLHYARAAQGQTTEAGIYTEMAAVFAGEVAQKLASAADAHFADFGVTSERLNATLGSPEIRTVLRAAVDDTRVCAIGRFVIEQRGANHCWLDNELAAMTRDSVRQFGEAEVLPIAERIHRHDELVPDELIAKMAQLGFFGMSVPEEYGGGGMGNLPMIITTEELSRCSLAAAGSLITRPEILTKALLKGGTERQKQRWLPPIARGEIMVAISVTEPDTGSDVASIKCRATEAEVGGQKGYVIDGAKAWCTFAGRANVLALLARTDPDPKKGARGLSLFIVPKDPFYGHAFEMRQPTGGLLVGKADRTPGYRGMHSFTLNFERYFVPAENLVGEEGQKNKGFYLQMAGFAAGRLQTGGRATGLAQAALERTAEYANDRKQFGQPIGQFQLTQYKLGRMATHIMAARQLTYRAALAMDRDESVSLEPAMAKLFASDVAVWVTQEGQLLHGGWGYAEEFPISRYVVDATVLPIFEGVKPILELKVIARQLLA from the coding sequence ATGAGCCAAAGAAACGTGTCCACGCTAGAACTCTCCGCGGTGGAGCGGCTGATCGATGCTGCTGCCGCAGTGCTCGACGATGCTCTGACCACCGCCCGCACCCGCACCGATCACGGCAAGGGCATCGACGCCGAGCAACCGCACTGCGAGCGCCTCGCCTACACCGCCACCGAGCTGCAGGCTGCGCGCGATTTGCTTCACTACGCGCGCGCTGCGCAAGGGCAAACCACAGAGGCTGGCATTTACACCGAGATGGCGGCGGTCTTTGCAGGGGAAGTGGCGCAAAAGCTCGCCTCTGCGGCTGATGCACATTTTGCCGACTTTGGTGTGACCAGCGAGCGGCTGAATGCCACTCTTGGCTCGCCCGAAATCAGGACAGTGCTGCGAGCTGCGGTCGACGACACTCGCGTGTGTGCCATCGGGCGCTTCGTCATCGAACAGCGGGGTGCCAATCACTGCTGGCTCGACAACGAACTCGCTGCAATGACCCGTGACTCCGTGCGCCAATTTGGCGAGGCCGAAGTGCTCCCAATTGCCGAGCGCATCCACCGGCACGACGAGCTCGTGCCCGATGAGCTCATCGCCAAGATGGCCCAGCTCGGGTTCTTCGGCATGTCTGTGCCGGAAGAATATGGCGGCGGTGGCATGGGCAACTTGCCAATGATCATTACCACCGAGGAACTCTCGCGCTGCTCCTTGGCCGCGGCAGGAAGCTTGATCACGCGGCCTGAAATTCTCACCAAGGCTTTGCTCAAAGGCGGCACTGAACGACAAAAACAACGTTGGCTTCCGCCCATAGCGCGCGGCGAAATCATGGTGGCGATTTCCGTCACCGAGCCCGACACCGGCTCCGATGTGGCCTCGATTAAATGCCGCGCGACCGAAGCCGAAGTGGGCGGCCAGAAGGGGTACGTGATCGACGGCGCCAAGGCCTGGTGCACGTTTGCCGGGCGCGCCAACGTGCTCGCGCTTCTCGCCCGCACCGATCCCGACCCCAAAAAGGGCGCCCGCGGGCTCTCGCTCTTTATCGTGCCGAAAGATCCGTTCTACGGTCACGCCTTCGAAATGCGCCAGCCCACCGGTGGCCTGCTGGTCGGCAAGGCCGACCGCACCCCGGGCTATCGCGGCATGCACTCCTTTACCCTCAACTTCGAACGCTACTTCGTGCCTGCGGAGAACTTGGTTGGCGAGGAAGGACAAAAAAACAAGGGCTTTTATCTGCAAATGGCAGGCTTTGCCGCTGGACGTTTGCAAACGGGCGGACGCGCCACGGGCTTGGCGCAGGCTGCCTTAGAGCGCACAGCCGAGTACGCCAACGACCGCAAGCAGTTTGGCCAACCGATTGGCCAATTCCAACTAACGCAGTACAAACTCGGGCGAATGGCTACCCACATTATGGCAGCTCGGCAACTCACCTATCGAGCCGCGCTCGCCATGGATCGCGACGAGTCGGTTTCTCTCGAGCCCGCGATGGCGAAATTGTTCGCCTCGGACGTTGCTGTCTGGGTCACTCAAGAGGGCCAATTGCTGCATGGCGGCTGGGGTTACGCGGAAGAATTCCCGATTTCTCGCTACGTCGTCGACGCCACCGTGTTACCAATTTTCGAAGGCGTAAAACCAATCTTGGAACTCAAGGTCATTGCAAGACAACTGCTGGCATGA
- the scpA gene encoding methylmalonyl-CoA mutase, giving the protein MSKQGDRADLERWRQIATQERKGRSPDELVWHTPEGIDVKPLYTRADVEELEFLDTIPGDFPFVRGPRATMYAEKPWTIRQYAGFSTAEESNAFYRACLAQGQMGLSVAFDLATHRGYDSDHPRVVGDVGKAGVAIDSVEDMKILFDGVPLDKMSVSMTMNGAVLPVLASFIVAGEEQGVPRAKLTGTIQNDILKEFMVRNTYIYPPGPSMRIVADIIEYTAKEMPKFNSISISGYHMQEAGATCDLELAFTLADGLEYVRAALSKGLDIDDFAGRLSFFFAIGMNFYMEIAKLRAARLLWATLMKRLFNPKKRESLMLRTHCQTSGASLTEQDPFNNIVRTTIEAMAAVFGGTQSLHTNSYDEAIALPSDTAARIARNTQLILQLETGIPKVIDPWGGSYFMESLTHALARKALNIIEEVEAMGGMVKAIEAGMPKLRIEETAARRQARIDRGEDIIVGVNKFRLPEEPEIEIREIDNTAVRERQIERLKKIRATRDPAKVEAALNALTRAAETGEGNLLALAVEAARARATVGEISAALEKVWGRYQAEVRTISGVYGGQYDDDPEWQQLRAEVEAFAREHGRRPRILIAKVGQDGHDRGAKVIATAFADLGFDVDIGSLFQTPEEVARQAVENDVHVVGISTQAGGHKTLVPQLIRELERLGASDIIVTVGGIIPQKDYKFLEQAGVKAIFGPGTHVLKAARRVLELVREATEPAPKVATA; this is encoded by the coding sequence ATGAGCAAACAAGGTGATCGAGCCGACCTGGAACGCTGGCGGCAAATCGCCACGCAAGAGCGCAAGGGCCGGAGCCCCGACGAACTCGTTTGGCACACGCCCGAAGGCATCGACGTGAAACCACTGTACACACGCGCCGATGTCGAGGAGCTGGAGTTTCTCGACACCATTCCCGGCGACTTCCCCTTCGTTCGTGGACCACGCGCCACCATGTACGCGGAAAAGCCATGGACCATCCGCCAATACGCTGGCTTTTCTACCGCTGAAGAGTCCAATGCCTTCTACCGCGCCTGCTTGGCGCAAGGGCAAATGGGCCTTTCGGTTGCCTTCGACCTGGCTACTCACCGCGGCTACGACAGCGACCATCCGCGTGTGGTCGGAGATGTCGGCAAGGCTGGCGTGGCCATCGACTCGGTGGAGGACATGAAAATTCTCTTCGATGGCGTGCCGCTCGACAAAATGTCGGTTTCCATGACGATGAACGGGGCGGTTTTGCCGGTCCTCGCCAGCTTCATCGTAGCCGGGGAAGAGCAAGGTGTGCCGCGCGCAAAACTGACTGGCACGATCCAAAACGATATCCTCAAAGAATTTATGGTGCGCAACACGTACATTTACCCGCCCGGACCTTCGATGCGCATCGTGGCGGACATCATCGAATACACCGCCAAGGAAATGCCCAAATTCAATTCCATCTCGATTTCCGGCTACCACATGCAAGAAGCCGGAGCGACGTGCGACCTCGAACTGGCGTTCACGCTGGCAGACGGCCTGGAGTACGTGCGTGCTGCCCTTTCCAAAGGCTTGGACATTGACGACTTTGCCGGTCGGCTATCGTTCTTTTTCGCGATCGGCATGAACTTCTACATGGAAATCGCCAAGCTGCGCGCCGCCCGTCTTTTGTGGGCCACACTCATGAAGCGTTTGTTCAATCCGAAGAAGCGCGAGTCGCTGATGCTCCGCACGCATTGCCAAACCTCGGGGGCGAGCCTGACGGAGCAAGACCCGTTCAACAACATCGTCCGCACCACCATCGAAGCCATGGCCGCGGTGTTTGGCGGCACGCAAAGCTTGCACACGAATTCTTATGACGAAGCGATCGCCTTGCCGAGCGACACCGCCGCACGGATCGCGCGCAACACGCAGCTCATCTTGCAATTGGAGACGGGCATTCCCAAGGTGATCGACCCATGGGGCGGCTCGTACTTCATGGAGTCGCTCACCCATGCGCTCGCCCGCAAGGCGCTCAACATCATCGAAGAGGTGGAGGCCATGGGTGGCATGGTCAAGGCGATTGAAGCCGGCATGCCCAAACTCCGCATCGAAGAAACCGCGGCGCGACGCCAGGCGCGCATCGATCGCGGAGAGGACATCATCGTCGGCGTCAACAAGTTTCGCCTGCCGGAAGAACCGGAAATCGAAATCCGTGAAATCGACAACACCGCTGTGCGCGAGCGGCAAATTGAACGTCTCAAGAAGATCCGCGCCACCCGCGATCCGGCCAAGGTGGAAGCCGCGCTCAACGCGCTCACTCGTGCGGCAGAAACGGGCGAAGGCAACCTGCTCGCGCTGGCCGTGGAAGCGGCCCGCGCCCGTGCCACCGTGGGTGAAATTTCGGCAGCGCTGGAAAAGGTGTGGGGGCGCTATCAAGCCGAGGTCCGCACCATCTCCGGGGTGTACGGCGGCCAGTACGACGACGATCCGGAGTGGCAACAATTGCGCGCGGAGGTGGAAGCTTTCGCCCGTGAACATGGTCGCCGGCCGCGGATTTTGATTGCGAAGGTCGGGCAAGACGGGCACGACCGCGGCGCGAAGGTGATCGCCACCGCGTTTGCCGATCTAGGCTTCGATGTCGACATCGGGAGCTTGTTCCAAACGCCGGAGGAAGTTGCCCGACAGGCGGTGGAGAATGACGTCCACGTGGTCGGCATTTCCACCCAGGCGGGCGGCCACAAAACCCTCGTGCCGCAACTCATCCGCGAACTCGAGCGCCTAGGGGCAAGCGACATTATCGTTACCGTGGGCGGCATCATTCCCCAAAAGGATTACAAGTTCCTCGAGCAAGCTGGGGTGAAAGCGATTTTCGGCCCTGGGACGCATGTGCTCAAAGCCGCGCGGCGTGTGCTCGAACTCGTGCGCGAAGCCACGGAACCCGCCCCGAAGGTCGCCACCGCGTGA